The Halobacterium litoreum genome includes a region encoding these proteins:
- a CDS encoding spore germination protein GerW family protein produces the protein MHTDVDSVLASVVERLAEAGGVGSVYGDPVERDDRTVIPVARVAWGFGGGGGSGPADAEREDGEGDEPAGEGYGMGGGVSASPAGALEITDDGTRFVRYESRKRLVVAVLLAFLAGVLLGRR, from the coding sequence ATGCACACGGACGTAGACAGCGTGCTGGCGTCGGTGGTCGAACGACTCGCAGAAGCCGGCGGTGTCGGGTCGGTGTACGGCGACCCCGTGGAGCGCGACGACCGCACCGTGATTCCCGTCGCGCGCGTCGCGTGGGGGTTCGGTGGCGGCGGCGGGAGCGGCCCCGCGGACGCCGAGCGCGAGGACGGCGAAGGAGACGAACCGGCCGGTGAGGGCTACGGGATGGGCGGCGGCGTCTCGGCGTCGCCCGCCGGCGCGCTCGAAATCACGGACGACGGTACGCGGTTCGTGCGCTACGAGAGTCGGAAGCGACTGGTCGTCGCCGTCCTGCTGGCGTTCCTCGCGGGCGTCCTGCTCGGCCGGCGGTAG
- a CDS encoding energy-coupling factor transporter transmembrane component T family protein, translating to MTLAYRPGSGVFHRRDPRAKLALQAAFAVTAFAHTTPVGLALLTPLAAAAPRLAGASVRDALGEFWLALPFLLLGPAVAGLTLGPPWFEVDPAFAAALASYRVLLVLLVSAAYVYSTPVRDSRAAIRWLLPGKVGAATGVGVALVFRFLPVLQGDLAGRRDAVDARLGTERSLRERLRLVAVGGLNRAFERADRLAVALRARCFAWNPTRPPLAYDDADWAATAGALALAVAAFA from the coding sequence GTGACGCTCGCCTACCGGCCCGGCTCAGGCGTGTTCCACCGGCGCGACCCGCGCGCGAAACTCGCCCTACAGGCCGCCTTCGCGGTCACGGCGTTCGCGCACACCACGCCCGTCGGCCTCGCCCTGCTGACGCCGCTCGCCGCCGCCGCGCCCCGACTCGCCGGCGCGTCGGTTCGGGACGCGCTCGGCGAGTTCTGGCTGGCACTCCCCTTCCTCCTGCTCGGTCCCGCAGTCGCCGGCCTCACGCTCGGCCCGCCGTGGTTCGAGGTCGACCCCGCGTTCGCCGCCGCGCTCGCGTCCTACCGCGTCCTGCTCGTGTTGCTCGTGTCGGCGGCGTACGTCTACAGCACGCCCGTCCGCGACTCGCGAGCCGCGATTCGGTGGCTCCTCCCCGGCAAAGTGGGGGCGGCCACGGGCGTCGGCGTCGCGCTCGTGTTCCGCTTTCTCCCCGTCCTGCAGGGCGACCTCGCGGGCCGCCGGGACGCCGTCGACGCCCGGCTCGGGACCGAGCGCTCGCTCCGCGAACGCCTCCGCCTCGTCGCCGTCGGCGGTCTGAACCGGGCGTTCGAGCGCGCCGACCGCCTCGCCGTCGCGCTCCGCGCCCGGTGTTTCGCGTGGAACCCCACCCGGCCGCCGCTCGCGTACGACGACGCCGACTGGGCCGCGACCGCGGGCGCGCTCGCGCTCGCCGTCGCCGCGTTCGCGTGA
- a CDS encoding GNAT family N-acetyltransferase, with product MPGPAFAEGDTVSLHPIEDDDHEFVQYGQNHPDLRRPLGSTTIRSVDDVAEMVEDDKYRFVVCVDDVAASGESERADADDRERVGVVGLPWVFDDQQSGFLMYWVAPDHQGNGYVTEATELLLDYLFGECGFHKISAFVLESNDASAAVLEKLGFVREGTLRGESFSGGEWVDNYRYGLLADEWLDG from the coding sequence ATGCCAGGTCCCGCGTTCGCGGAAGGCGACACCGTCTCCCTCCATCCCATCGAGGACGACGACCACGAGTTCGTCCAGTACGGCCAGAATCATCCCGACCTGCGGCGTCCGCTCGGGTCGACGACCATCCGGTCGGTCGACGACGTGGCCGAGATGGTCGAGGACGACAAGTACCGGTTCGTCGTCTGCGTGGACGACGTGGCGGCGTCCGGGGAGTCCGAGCGCGCCGACGCGGACGACCGCGAACGCGTCGGCGTCGTCGGCCTCCCGTGGGTGTTCGACGACCAGCAGTCCGGCTTCCTGATGTACTGGGTCGCGCCCGACCACCAGGGCAACGGCTACGTCACGGAAGCCACCGAACTCCTCCTCGACTACCTCTTCGGGGAGTGTGGCTTCCACAAAATCAGCGCGTTCGTCCTCGAGTCGAACGACGCGTCGGCCGCCGTCCTCGAGAAACTCGGCTTCGTCCGGGAGGGCACGCTGCGCGGCGAGTCGTTCAGCGGCGGCGAGTGGGTGGACAACTACCGGTACGGCCTGCTCGCCGACGAGTGGTTGGACGGCTGA
- a CDS encoding biotin transporter BioY, translating into MSVETESVDLVGERVVENVARAAVFAALTGAFAYVAFPNPVSPTDITLQVLGVFLAGVYLGPLWGGVSLTLYLVAGAAGAPVFAGGTAGIGALTGYTGGYLLSYPVAAALTGGIVHGTDGLADPRDVSVVRLVAGMVAGTVVIYAMGTVGFAYVQNVTLSEAFAVSAVAFIPAEAIKIAAAVGVTRSEELNAA; encoded by the coding sequence ATGAGTGTCGAGACCGAGTCAGTCGACCTCGTCGGCGAGCGCGTCGTCGAGAACGTCGCGCGCGCCGCCGTGTTCGCCGCGCTCACCGGCGCGTTCGCGTACGTCGCGTTCCCGAACCCGGTGTCGCCGACGGACATCACGCTCCAAGTGCTGGGCGTCTTCCTCGCGGGCGTCTACCTCGGCCCGCTGTGGGGCGGCGTCTCCCTGACGCTGTACCTCGTCGCCGGCGCCGCCGGCGCCCCCGTCTTCGCGGGCGGCACCGCCGGTATCGGCGCGCTCACGGGCTACACCGGCGGCTACCTCCTGTCCTATCCGGTCGCCGCCGCGCTGACCGGCGGCATCGTCCACGGCACCGACGGCCTCGCCGACCCCCGAGACGTGAGCGTCGTTCGCCTCGTCGCCGGGATGGTCGCGGGCACCGTCGTCATCTACGCGATGGGCACCGTCGGCTTCGCGTACGTCCAGAACGTCACGCTCTCCGAGGCGTTCGCCGTCTCCGCGGTGGCGTTCATCCCCGCGGAAGCCATCAAAATCGCCGCCGCGGTCGGCGTCACCCGGAGCGAGGAACTGAACGCCGCCTGA
- the hemB gene encoding porphobilinogen synthase, with amino-acid sequence MDLTDRPRRLRRDGVRGLVSETSLSPSDFVAPVFVDATTEERVPIESMPGHERVPVDEAVARVEEVLATGVEAVMLFGIPESKDEVGSRAYAEDGVVQEATRRITEETDAYVITDVCLCEYTSHGHCGIVEDDAADDPALTVENDETLDLLAETAVSQAEAGAEMVAPSSMTDGMVAAIRAALDDAGFEDVPIMSYAAKYESAFYGPFRDAADGAPAFGDRRHYQMDPANRREARREVALDAEQGADVLMVKPALPYLDIVSDVRREFDRPVAAYNVSGEYAILHAAGEQGWLDVEATARESLLSIKRAGADLIVTYFAERVAEGL; translated from the coding sequence ATGGACTTGACGGACCGACCGCGGCGACTGCGGCGGGACGGCGTGCGCGGCCTCGTCTCGGAGACGAGTCTGTCGCCGTCGGACTTCGTGGCGCCGGTGTTCGTGGACGCGACGACCGAGGAGCGCGTGCCTATCGAGTCGATGCCGGGCCACGAGCGCGTGCCGGTCGACGAGGCGGTGGCTCGCGTCGAGGAGGTGTTGGCGACGGGCGTCGAGGCGGTGATGCTGTTCGGCATCCCCGAGAGCAAGGACGAGGTGGGGAGTCGGGCGTACGCCGAGGACGGCGTCGTGCAGGAGGCGACGCGTCGAATCACCGAGGAGACGGACGCCTACGTCATCACGGACGTCTGTCTCTGTGAGTACACGAGCCACGGGCACTGCGGCATCGTTGAGGACGACGCCGCGGACGACCCGGCCCTCACGGTGGAGAACGACGAGACGCTCGACCTGCTCGCGGAGACCGCCGTCTCGCAGGCCGAGGCGGGCGCGGAGATGGTGGCGCCGTCGTCGATGACCGACGGGATGGTCGCCGCCATCCGGGCGGCGCTGGACGACGCGGGCTTCGAGGACGTGCCCATCATGTCCTACGCCGCGAAGTACGAATCGGCGTTCTACGGCCCGTTCCGGGACGCGGCGGACGGCGCGCCCGCGTTCGGCGACCGGCGACACTACCAGATGGACCCCGCGAACCGCCGGGAAGCCCGCCGGGAGGTCGCGCTCGACGCCGAGCAGGGCGCGGACGTGTTGATGGTGAAGCCGGCGCTCCCGTACCTCGACATCGTCTCGGACGTGCGCCGGGAGTTCGACCGGCCGGTGGCGGCGTACAACGTCTCGGGCGAGTACGCGATTCTCCACGCCGCCGGCGAGCAGGGGTGGCTGGACGTCGAGGCGACGGCCCGCGAGAGCCTGCTCTCCATCAAGCGCGCGGGCGCCGACCTGATTGTCACGTACTTCGCCGAGCGCGTCGCAGAAGGCCTCTAG
- a CDS encoding (Fe-S)-binding protein, translated as MYSFALAQAGTETRPTFWQISHVGEALFYYLAAVAILILLYGVYQRFATYAKGSEDPTERLTDLPGRIAEAAKLVATNEKQFDRDLVAGLMHTFILWGFLTLLIGTTILAIDMDIWTKALGQPSFFVGDFYLAYSLVMDAMGLLFVVGVGVALYRRYWTRNDRLWGKHTSTEDGLFVWTLFFLGVGGYVTEGVRILGTGRPDFETVSFVGWFTADVFEFVGVTESMATAAYPAIWWSHALLALAFVAAIPYAKPFHMISSYANLVTRDENAGARLPRVPEDASPEEIGPSEIEDFSWKQLLDHDACTKCGRCSSVCPAKASGRPLDPRDVILDLKTYREDLEAGERDEVDIVADGGTSVIDAETMESCMSCMACMDACPVDIEHVTQFTEMNRRLTESGQMNKNVEEAVMNVFQKGNTFGDPDRKRPDWTEELDFEVPDARDQEVEYLWYVGDYPSYDERNQHVARSLAKVFEEAGVSYGILYEDEQNDGNDIRRVGEEGLFEMVAEDNIEAFRECEYDKIVCTDPHSYNTFTNEYDQFGFENADSVFHYTQVVENLVNAGELGLSGTELDDTVTYHDPCHLGRYNGEFEAPREVIRATGVTLDEMPRNRSDSFCCGGGGGGLWMDFEEDSKPSEERIREALEDTDAGAGVDRFVVACPMCMTMYEDGRKTGGFEDDIEVTDITELLVEAIDAKGTATDAGTTSAAAD; from the coding sequence ATGTATTCGTTCGCGCTGGCGCAGGCGGGGACCGAGACCCGCCCCACGTTCTGGCAGATAAGCCACGTCGGCGAGGCCCTGTTCTACTACCTCGCCGCCGTGGCCATCCTCATTCTCCTGTACGGGGTGTACCAGCGGTTCGCGACGTACGCGAAAGGCAGCGAAGACCCGACCGAACGGCTGACCGACCTCCCCGGTCGAATCGCCGAGGCCGCGAAACTCGTCGCGACCAACGAGAAGCAGTTCGACCGCGACCTCGTCGCGGGCCTGATGCACACGTTCATCCTCTGGGGATTCCTGACCCTGCTCATCGGCACCACCATCCTCGCCATCGACATGGACATCTGGACGAAGGCGCTCGGCCAGCCCTCGTTTTTCGTCGGTGACTTCTATCTCGCCTACTCGCTGGTGATGGACGCCATGGGCCTGCTGTTCGTGGTGGGCGTCGGCGTCGCGCTCTACCGCCGGTACTGGACGCGCAACGACCGCCTCTGGGGGAAACACACCAGCACCGAGGACGGCCTGTTCGTGTGGACGCTGTTCTTCCTCGGCGTCGGCGGCTACGTCACCGAGGGCGTCCGCATCCTCGGCACGGGCCGCCCCGACTTCGAGACCGTCTCGTTCGTCGGGTGGTTCACCGCCGACGTCTTCGAGTTCGTGGGCGTCACCGAGTCGATGGCGACGGCGGCCTACCCCGCCATCTGGTGGAGTCACGCGCTGCTCGCGCTCGCGTTCGTCGCGGCGATTCCGTACGCGAAGCCGTTCCACATGATTTCGAGTTACGCGAACCTCGTCACGCGCGACGAGAACGCTGGCGCCCGCCTCCCCCGCGTGCCGGAGGACGCCAGCCCCGAGGAAATCGGCCCCTCCGAAATCGAGGACTTCTCGTGGAAGCAACTGCTCGACCACGACGCCTGCACGAAGTGCGGCCGGTGTTCGTCGGTCTGCCCGGCGAAGGCGTCGGGCCGCCCGCTCGACCCGCGCGACGTGATTTTGGACCTGAAGACGTACCGCGAGGACCTCGAAGCCGGCGAGCGAGACGAGGTCGACATCGTCGCGGACGGCGGCACCTCCGTCATCGACGCGGAGACGATGGAGTCCTGCATGTCCTGTATGGCCTGCATGGACGCGTGCCCGGTGGACATCGAGCACGTCACGCAGTTCACGGAGATGAACCGCCGCCTCACCGAGTCCGGCCAGATGAACAAGAACGTCGAGGAGGCCGTGATGAACGTCTTCCAGAAGGGCAACACGTTCGGCGACCCGGACCGGAAGCGCCCCGACTGGACCGAGGAGTTGGACTTCGAGGTGCCGGACGCCCGCGACCAGGAAGTCGAGTACCTCTGGTACGTCGGCGACTACCCGTCCTACGACGAGCGCAACCAACACGTCGCGCGCTCGCTCGCGAAGGTCTTCGAGGAGGCCGGCGTCTCCTACGGCATCCTCTACGAGGACGAACAGAACGACGGCAACGACATCCGCAGAGTGGGCGAGGAGGGACTCTTCGAGATGGTCGCCGAGGACAACATCGAGGCGTTCCGGGAGTGCGAGTACGACAAAATCGTCTGCACCGACCCGCACTCGTACAACACGTTCACCAACGAGTACGACCAGTTCGGGTTCGAGAACGCCGACTCCGTGTTCCACTACACGCAGGTCGTCGAGAACCTCGTGAACGCGGGCGAACTCGGTCTCTCGGGCACCGAGCTCGACGACACCGTGACGTACCACGACCCGTGTCACCTCGGCCGGTACAACGGCGAGTTCGAGGCGCCCCGCGAGGTCATCCGCGCGACGGGCGTCACGCTCGACGAGATGCCCCGCAACCGCAGTGATTCGTTCTGCTGTGGGGGCGGCGGCGGCGGCCTCTGGATGGACTTCGAGGAGGACTCGAAGCCGAGCGAGGAACGCATCCGCGAAGCCCTGGAGGACACCGACGCCGGTGCGGGCGTCGACCGGTTCGTCGTCGCGTGCCCGATGTGCATGACGATGTACGAGGACGGCCGGAAGACCGGCGGCTTCGAGGACGACATCGAGGTGACGGACATCACGGAACTGCTCGTGGAAGCCATCGACGCGAAGGGCACCGCGACGGACGCCGGCACTACGTCCGCGGCGGCGGACTAG
- a CDS encoding GNAT family N-acetyltransferase codes for MPGATFAEGDSVALRTVEEDDLDFVQTARNDPAVRRPLTLNRPANGEQIRTFFENAVCDDDSVSLLACEADGDDPEAVGALALFDEDDVAGTATISYWIAPDHWGNGYATEAAELLCEHAFDDRRLNKLRADVLVSNDASRGVLESVGFEREGTLREEKFVGGDYEDVHRYGLLAAEWGGR; via the coding sequence ATGCCCGGAGCCACGTTTGCGGAGGGCGATTCGGTCGCCCTCCGCACCGTCGAGGAGGACGACCTCGACTTCGTGCAGACCGCCCGCAACGACCCCGCCGTCCGCCGCCCGCTCACGCTGAACCGACCGGCGAACGGCGAGCAGATTCGCACGTTCTTCGAGAACGCCGTCTGCGACGACGACAGCGTCAGTCTGCTCGCGTGCGAGGCCGACGGGGACGACCCCGAGGCGGTCGGCGCGCTCGCGCTGTTCGACGAGGACGACGTCGCGGGGACGGCGACAATCTCGTACTGGATTGCGCCCGACCACTGGGGGAACGGCTACGCCACCGAGGCCGCCGAACTGCTCTGCGAGCACGCGTTCGACGACCGCCGCCTCAACAAACTCCGCGCGGACGTGCTCGTCTCCAACGACGCGTCCCGCGGCGTGCTGGAGTCGGTCGGTTTCGAGCGCGAGGGGACGCTCCGCGAGGAGAAGTTCGTCGGCGGCGACTACGAGGACGTGCATCGCTACGGCCTGCTCGCGGCCGAGTGGGGTGGTCGGTGA
- a CDS encoding GNAT family N-acetyltransferase, translating into MPGPAFARGDRVSLHPVEEEDYEFVQYGRNHPDVRVPLTDTTIRSSDDVAEMFEDADYHFLICVGDGGESTNDESGETASAAEDTDDLEAVGVVAFPWVRDGVQVGSLMYWVAPDHQGNGYVTEATELFLDYAFGECGFHKVNARVNADNGASASVLENLGFEREGTRRAESVVDGEWVDMHMYGLLADEWLDA; encoded by the coding sequence ATGCCAGGTCCAGCCTTCGCTCGCGGTGACCGCGTCTCCCTCCACCCCGTCGAGGAGGAGGACTACGAGTTCGTCCAGTACGGCCGCAACCACCCCGACGTCCGCGTCCCGCTGACGGACACGACCATCCGGTCGTCGGACGACGTGGCCGAGATGTTCGAGGACGCCGACTACCACTTCCTCATCTGCGTGGGCGACGGCGGGGAGTCCACGAACGACGAGAGCGGTGAAACCGCGAGCGCGGCCGAGGATACGGACGACCTCGAGGCCGTGGGCGTCGTGGCGTTTCCGTGGGTGCGCGACGGGGTGCAGGTCGGGAGCCTGATGTACTGGGTCGCGCCCGACCACCAGGGCAACGGCTACGTCACGGAAGCCACCGAGTTGTTCCTCGACTACGCGTTCGGCGAGTGCGGCTTCCACAAGGTGAACGCCCGCGTGAACGCGGACAACGGGGCCTCGGCGTCCGTCCTCGAGAACCTCGGATTCGAGCGCGAGGGGACGCGGCGAGCCGAGAGCGTCGTGGACGGCGAGTGGGTGGACATGCACATGTACGGCCTGCTCGCTGACGAGTGGCTCGACGCCTGA
- a CDS encoding energy-coupling factor ABC transporter ATP-binding protein, translated as MLSVRNLTHRYGDAVAVDGVSLEIPDGEFVVLAGANGSGKTTLVRHFNGLLDPDDGEVSVNGTPVADDLVAARASVAMVFQNPRNGFVGATVGADVAFGPENLGLSREAVDERVTDALEAVELAGRHDERIDELSGGEQARVAIASALAMRPDHLVLDEPFSGLDWPARQSVLDRLRALRADGTSVVVVTHDLRDVWDLADRIVALADGAIAADGPPEDVRDALPELGVRAP; from the coding sequence ATGCTCTCGGTCCGGAACCTGACGCACCGCTACGGGGACGCGGTCGCCGTCGACGGCGTGAGCCTCGAAATCCCCGACGGCGAGTTCGTCGTGCTCGCGGGCGCGAACGGCTCCGGGAAGACCACGCTCGTCCGCCACTTCAACGGTCTGCTGGACCCCGACGACGGCGAAGTCTCCGTGAACGGAACACCCGTCGCAGACGACCTCGTGGCGGCGCGCGCGAGCGTCGCGATGGTGTTCCAGAACCCCCGGAACGGGTTCGTCGGCGCGACGGTCGGCGCGGACGTGGCGTTCGGCCCCGAGAACCTGGGGCTCTCCCGGGAGGCGGTCGACGAGCGCGTGACCGACGCCCTCGAAGCCGTCGAACTCGCGGGTCGCCACGACGAGCGCATCGACGAACTGTCGGGCGGCGAGCAGGCCCGCGTCGCCATCGCCAGCGCGCTCGCGATGCGCCCCGACCACCTCGTCCTCGACGAACCGTTTTCGGGCCTCGACTGGCCCGCCCGCCAGTCCGTCCTCGACCGCCTGCGCGCGCTCCGCGCCGACGGCACCAGCGTCGTCGTCGTCACCCACGACCTGCGAGACGTCTGGGACCTCGCGGACCGCATCGTCGCGCTCGCGGACGGCGCGATTGCGGCCGACGGCCCGCCCGAGGACGTCCGCGACGCGCTCCCCGAGTTGGGGGTGCGCGCGCCGTGA
- the hemL gene encoding glutamate-1-semialdehyde 2,1-aminomutase, translating to MNRETSRDLYDRALDVLVGGVNSSVRAAPQPYPTFVRKGDGGHVVDADGNRYVDWVMGLGPLLLGHDLPESVQAAVQRRASEGPMYGMPTELEVEHAEFVARHVPSVEMVRFVNSGTEATVSAVRLARGVTGRNKVVVMQGGYHGAQESTLVEGDADERGPSSAGIPREFAKHTIPVPFNDADEATRVFEEHGDDIACVLVEPMLANKGIVEPVDGFHETLRDLTDDHGALLIWDEVITGFRVGGLGCAQSKYDVTPDLTTFGKIIGGGFPVGAIGGRTDLMEEFTPVGDVFQAGTFSGHPVTMAAGLETLQYAAENDVYEHVNDLGSRLRDGLREIVSTQAPDYSVVGTDSLFKVVFTRDGPPRNGGDVDDAAVDRWNRVFRPQVLDDGVMLSQNQFESQFVSYAHTAEDVERTLDAYRDAL from the coding sequence ATGAACCGGGAGACCTCGCGGGACCTCTACGACCGCGCGCTCGACGTGCTCGTCGGCGGCGTGAACTCCTCCGTGCGGGCCGCCCCCCAGCCCTACCCGACGTTCGTGCGGAAGGGCGACGGCGGCCACGTCGTCGACGCCGACGGCAACCGCTACGTGGACTGGGTGATGGGCCTCGGCCCCCTGCTGTTGGGCCACGACCTCCCCGAGTCCGTGCAGGCCGCGGTCCAGCGCCGCGCGAGCGAGGGCCCGATGTACGGGATGCCCACCGAACTCGAAGTCGAGCACGCGGAGTTCGTCGCGCGCCACGTCCCGAGCGTGGAGATGGTACGGTTCGTGAACTCCGGCACCGAGGCCACCGTCTCCGCGGTGCGCCTCGCGCGCGGCGTCACCGGCCGAAACAAGGTCGTCGTGATGCAGGGCGGCTACCACGGCGCGCAGGAATCGACGCTGGTCGAGGGCGACGCCGACGAGCGCGGCCCCTCGTCGGCGGGCATCCCCCGCGAGTTCGCGAAGCACACGATTCCGGTGCCGTTCAACGACGCCGACGAGGCCACCCGCGTCTTCGAGGAGCACGGCGACGACATCGCGTGCGTCCTCGTCGAACCGATGCTCGCGAACAAGGGCATCGTCGAACCCGTCGACGGCTTCCACGAGACGCTCCGCGACCTCACCGACGACCACGGCGCGCTCCTCATCTGGGACGAGGTTATCACCGGCTTCCGCGTCGGCGGCCTCGGCTGCGCGCAGTCGAAGTACGACGTGACGCCCGACCTCACGACGTTCGGGAAGATTATCGGCGGCGGCTTCCCGGTCGGCGCCATCGGCGGCCGCACGGACCTGATGGAGGAGTTCACGCCGGTCGGCGACGTGTTCCAGGCCGGCACCTTCTCCGGCCACCCCGTCACGATGGCCGCCGGCCTCGAAACCCTCCAGTACGCCGCCGAGAACGACGTCTACGAGCACGTCAACGACCTCGGGAGCCGACTCCGCGACGGCCTGCGCGAAATCGTCTCGACGCAGGCGCCCGACTACTCGGTGGTCGGCACCGACTCGCTTTTCAAGGTCGTGTTCACGCGCGACGGCCCGCCCCGGAACGGCGGCGACGTGGACGACGCGGCGGTCGACCGCTGGAACCGCGTGTTCCGCCCGCAGGTCCTCGACGACGGCGTGATGCTCTCCCAGAACCAGTTCGAGTCCCAGTTCGTCTCCTACGCCCACACCGCCGAGGACGTGGAGCGCACGCTCGACGCCTACCGCGACGCGCTCTGA
- a CDS encoding GNAT family N-acetyltransferase, with the protein MPGPVFAEGESVTLRTIEEEDLEFLQRGRNHPEIRRPLTDVDPQNGEQIREYFENGVSGDGDGFGFLICAPEESDDADGEDDDSEADPVPVGAVHIPWVRTKHGSGMLMYWVLPEYQGNGYVTEATELILDFAFEERRLAKVYAVVLESNVGSQRVLERLGFEREGVHRRESFVAGERVDNYRYGVLADEWLDQSET; encoded by the coding sequence ATGCCTGGTCCCGTGTTCGCCGAGGGCGAGTCCGTGACGCTGCGAACAATCGAGGAAGAAGACCTCGAGTTCCTCCAGCGCGGCCGGAACCATCCCGAGATTCGCCGCCCGCTGACGGACGTCGACCCGCAGAACGGCGAGCAGATTCGGGAGTACTTCGAGAACGGTGTCTCCGGCGACGGCGACGGGTTCGGCTTCCTGATTTGCGCGCCGGAGGAATCCGACGACGCGGACGGCGAGGACGACGACAGCGAGGCCGACCCGGTGCCGGTCGGCGCCGTCCACATCCCGTGGGTTCGCACGAAACACGGCTCCGGGATGTTGATGTACTGGGTGCTCCCGGAGTACCAGGGGAACGGCTACGTTACCGAGGCGACGGAACTGATTCTAGACTTCGCGTTCGAGGAGCGCCGCCTCGCGAAGGTGTACGCCGTCGTCCTCGAATCGAACGTCGGCTCCCAGCGCGTCCTCGAGAGACTCGGGTTCGAGCGCGAGGGTGTCCACCGGCGCGAGTCATTCGTCGCGGGCGAGCGCGTGGACAACTACCGGTACGGCGTCCTCGCCGACGAGTGGCTCGACCAGTCGGAAACCTGA
- a CDS encoding MFS transporter has product MNRDRLQFYSLYVTRFAGGFGFSALALLLPKYANELVASDLMIGLFYTGFTATQALVVVPLAWAGDRYDKQKLLAGLLAFGVVVAGGFVLVDSSWELVLVRGGQGIIATGMGLLSLALVGELATKGTRANHIGKANSWRFAASLCGFGAAGLLYDLYGFDPVFYLLGAQFVVAFVAVWFLLDADDTRIRGFPFTDLAVNRRILTLTSFRAQYAVAVTLVRSWVAVFAGLEAARGGLAYTGVVLAVVLSAEKFTNMLCQPHTGRLSDSYGRSLFVAAGGAAYGLVAFLVPFTPEIGRALGAPASVPVLGAVSPAFLPLVAVNGLLGVADSFREPASMALFADEGSDGDGVASSFGIRELVWRPGSVLAPLAGGALTASLGVESVFFVGGAAALTGVGTFLGVLSYYHGANALTEW; this is encoded by the coding sequence GTGAACCGCGACCGGCTCCAGTTCTACTCGCTTTATGTCACCCGGTTCGCGGGCGGCTTCGGCTTCAGCGCGCTCGCGTTGCTCCTCCCGAAGTACGCCAACGAACTGGTCGCCTCCGACCTGATGATCGGCCTCTTCTACACGGGGTTCACCGCGACCCAGGCGCTCGTCGTCGTGCCGCTCGCGTGGGCGGGCGACCGCTACGACAAGCAGAAACTGCTCGCGGGCCTGCTCGCGTTCGGCGTCGTCGTCGCGGGCGGCTTCGTGCTCGTGGACTCGTCGTGGGAACTCGTCCTCGTGCGCGGCGGCCAAGGCATCATCGCCACCGGGATGGGCCTGTTGAGCCTCGCGCTCGTCGGCGAACTCGCGACGAAGGGGACGCGCGCGAACCACATCGGGAAGGCGAACTCGTGGCGCTTTGCGGCCTCCCTCTGCGGGTTCGGCGCCGCGGGCCTCCTCTACGATCTCTACGGCTTCGACCCCGTGTTCTACCTGCTCGGCGCGCAGTTCGTCGTCGCGTTCGTCGCCGTGTGGTTCCTCCTCGACGCCGACGACACCCGCATCCGCGGGTTCCCGTTCACGGACCTCGCGGTGAACCGCCGCATCCTCACGCTCACCAGTTTCCGCGCGCAGTACGCCGTCGCGGTGACGCTCGTGCGGTCGTGGGTCGCCGTCTTCGCCGGCCTCGAAGCCGCGCGCGGCGGCCTCGCGTACACGGGCGTCGTGCTCGCCGTCGTGCTCAGCGCGGAGAAGTTCACGAACATGCTCTGCCAGCCCCACACCGGCCGGCTCTCGGACAGTTACGGCCGGTCGTTGTTCGTCGCCGCGGGCGGCGCGGCCTACGGCCTCGTCGCGTTCCTCGTGCCGTTCACGCCCGAAATCGGGCGGGCGCTCGGCGCGCCCGCCTCGGTGCCCGTTCTCGGCGCGGTGTCCCCGGCGTTCCTCCCGCTGGTCGCCGTCAACGGCCTGCTCGGCGTCGCCGACTCGTTCCGCGAGCCCGCGAGCATGGCGCTGTTCGCCGACGAGGGGAGCGACGGCGACGGCGTCGCGTCCTCCTTCGGCATCCGCGAGTTGGTGTGGCGACCGGGAAGCGTGCTCGCACCGCTCGCGGGCGGCGCGCTCACCGCGTCGCTCGGCGTCGAGTCCGTCTTCTTCGTCGGCGGCGCCGCGGCGCTCACGGGCGTCGGCACCTTCCTCGGCGTGCTGAGTTACTACCACGGCGCGAACGCGCTCACCGAGTGGTAG